The window GTAAGCAACTTGAACAAATGTTACTGGGACTAAAACTAAAATGAGGATCAAAAGCAAACTTTTCTATATTTTAGGACTTGGCATACGAATTTTAATGGAGACTAATATGAAATATTGATAGTCTGATATGTTTGTTGGgacaaaaaatatatcaaaaacaTTACTTTTGTTATTATGATTATTTAAGAATTGAGGAATATTTGATTGTATCAATCAACTAATGTTATTTTGTTGTGTCTCTAGAGTGATTGTTTTGGATCATCACAAAACTGCACTTGAGAGCCTTTGTAGAGATGATACTTCACTTGGTGAGAATGTGACTAAGGTTATTGACATGGAGAGAAGCGGGGCTACTATTGCTTTTGATTACTTCAAAGAAAAGCTTGTGAATCCTGATGTTGGTGTTGTAGTGAACCAACCTTCGGTTATTGGTGAATTCGAGCGTGCGAGGCAACTTTTTAAGTACATTGAAGATGTGGATCTTTGGAGGTGGAGACTTGAGAATAGCAAAGCTTTTAGCAGTGGTTTGAAGGATTTGAACATTGAATTTGATGCCCGGATAAACCCTTCCTTGTTCGACCAGGTAACTCAAATTCTAAGGCTATTGCTTCTGCTCAAACTTtcaaatccatgtctgcaactgtCTCATTTGGATGCCACCAACGCATATCCAAATGCACTATTAAATACTTGAATTAACTgtcgtttttcaaaataattggTAGTTGCTTTCATTGGACTTGGATGCTGTTATTAGTCAAGGCACGGTGAGCTTGTCACATAAGCAAAAATTAATCGATGATTGTCTCAGCAACTCATATGAAATCGCCCTTGGAAATGGTGCATATGGTCAATGCCTGGTATGACTGATATTTCCTTATTTcgatctctttctatttcttccATTCTACTGCCCTTCTATGCCTTGCTTTTGCAGTCACATTTCATATGGCCGTGCATTCGCAATTTATTTCATCTTAGTTATTCATCTGTGTAAATTTTTTAACACAGCCAGGTTTCTCTCCAAACTTAATGTCAACTTCTAAACAATGTAGTTAAATAGAAGCTATAGTGGTGCTGTAGTATGGTGGAATTCAAACAAATTGCTATTGTTCTGCGATACACTATTTTTGTACAAAATGTTGTTAAATAGCGTCACTATAGCACTACAGAGCAAAATTTAAACAAATTGCTATTTTCGGCGACCCGCAGTTGACTGCTTCTAAATAGTTTGTGTTACAAGATTGTATGCTTGTGCTTGTAGGCTGTTAATGCAGATGCTGCACTCTCAATGTTAAGGAGTGAACTAGGACATCAGTTAGCTACTAAAAGCCAGAAATTGAAATTGaggtttgtttattttgtttccttGTTCATATGGATGCTATTCCTCATTTGAATGCCTGGAAAACCCCCTTCATTAATATCTACTGATATATCCTGGTTGTAGTATTATAGAGGTTGTTATATTATAGAATATTTTTCCTGCATTTGTCTTTCCTTTAACAGTAAATAACTGTAGCGGTTAGGATTTGACTGTTGTATTGAGTTGAAATATTTAGTTGGATAATTAGTTAGAGAGGGGGATCTAGAGGGTTTAAATAACAGGAGGGAAATAATGGCGTGCAGTCTGTGGTTTTAGAGTGGAATTAGGGAGGGAGTATTATGATCTCTCTTAACACATGGGAGATCTTGTATTTCGTGTTTCCTCATCTTTGTTTTTAGGGGTGTAAGCGGATCACAAAAAACCAATTAAACTGacaattcaaaccaaaccaacccgAAATAAAATCGATTGTTTATGGTTCGGTTCTAAAACCAAACTGAACCAATAAAAACCTacgtggtttggtttggttctcggttttagtttttaggaaccgccaaaCCAATGGAAATAATTACGCTCTAAATTCTTTATTCCACCCTTCATTATGCTCAAATTTTGTATCTTTGCAACTATTCTCCATCTTTGTTTTCACTTTCTTCCTTTAAGCAAAACACGCATTTAGAACTAAACTCCAAAAATATAAAGTAAAAATCATAAGTCACAAAAACTTGCTTTCACTAAACTACTTCTCTAGTTGTCTATCTCAAATATTGCTCTCACTATCGTCACTATGATATGTTATGGTATCCTTCTTCGGGTTCAAGTTCTCTtcgttaattttcatatttgtttttacCTTTCTGATTTCTTTCTTCAATAAAACTCCTtctagtcttgttacaaaatagtttttatgTGTATTTAAGGtggaaacatgttaattgatgtgtgtttttctgtgttctatttgttaaactttcaaatctaTTTCCAACATTCCGATGTCAAAATTCAACTTTTACAGTGAATATATTTCATTATGCAATGAAATTATGTCATTGTTTCATATATGGATTAAGTGCAACTTGTAAGTTGTTTGAAAAATTAGAGCAtcaaataaatgacatgaaatgttttattttaaaaaataatagcataaaatatacCAAAAAATACAATATTGGAAAATACGTTGATGAATATAAttaatgttttcaaaaaatattaaaaaccgacCAACCGAACCAACCCAAATCGAACCAAACCTATTAGTTAGGTTCGattcaatttttgaaaaatgttaaaaaccgaACTAA is drawn from Vicia villosa cultivar HV-30 ecotype Madison, WI unplaced genomic scaffold, Vvil1.0 ctg.000441F_1_1, whole genome shotgun sequence and contains these coding sequences:
- the LOC131628277 gene encoding uncharacterized protein LOC131628277, producing MNINKGSAAILYHYPCPDGVFAALAAHLYFKATSLFSPLFFPNTVYSPLRVEDLPLNEITDLYLLDFVGPPGFVQEISTKVPRVIVLDHHKTALESLCRDDTSLGENVTKVIDMERSGATIAFDYFKEKLVNPDVGVVVNQPSVIGEFERARQLFKYIEDVDLWRWRLENSKAFSSGLKDLNIEFDARINPSLFDQLLSLDLDAVISQGTVSLSHKQKLIDDCLSNSYEIALGNGAYGQCLAVNADAALSMLRSELGHQLATKSQKLKLRGIGAVVYNVPELENNQKLKISLRSLDNEDTTPISQDFGGGGHRNASSFMLKSEEFEQWKV